The genomic interval CGACGTTCATCGCCGCGAAGAAGGCAGCCACGGCGAGCAGCGCGTAACCCGCCGGGGTCGAGATCGTGGCGGCCAGCAGCATGACGCCGACCAGCACGACGCCGTGGATCGCGTTGGCCCCGGACATCAGCGGGGTGTGCAGGGTGGCCGGGACCTTGCTGATCACCTCGAAACCGACGAGCAGCCCGAGCGTGAACACGGTCAGATCGGCCAGCAGGAGCGGGCTCATCGGGTCTCCAGTTCGTTGAGTCGGGGGTGCACGACAGCGCCGTCGCGGCAGACCAGCACCGCCGCGAGGACCTCGTCGCTGCTCTCGCCGGGAAGCCGCCCCTCGGGCATCAGGCTGCTGATGAGGGCGACGACGTTTCTCGCGTACGCCGTGGACGCCGCCACCGGCACAGTGGCGGCCAGATTGGGCGCCCCGATCACCGTGACGCCGTGGTCGGTGACCGTCCGCGTGTCGGGGGCCGAACCCGCCACGTTGCCGCCGCCCAGGTCGAGCACCACCGAGCCCGGGCGCATGGCCCGCAACGCGTCCTCCGAGACCAGCAGGGGCGAGCGGCCGCCGGGCACCTTGGCCGTCGTGATCACCACGTCGAACCGGGGGACCGCCTGGGTCAGCGCGCGCAGCTGGGTCGCGGCCTCGTCCTCGTCCAGCGCCCGCGCATAGCCCCCGTCGCCGTCCTGAGTGGCGTCCATCGACAACACCGCGGCTCCCGTCGACGCGATGTCGGCGCGGGCCTGAGCCCGTACGTCGTATCCGGTCACCAACGCCCCGAGCCGCCGCGCCGTCGCGATCGCCTGCAGCCCGGCCACCCCGGCGCCCAGCACCAGCACCTGCGCCGGCCGGGTGGTGCCGGCCGCCGTGACCAGCATGGGGAAGAAGCCCCCGTACGCCTCGGCCGCGAGCAGCGCCGCCTTGTAACCGGCCACGTTGGCCTGTGAGGTCAGCGCGTCCATCGGCTGGGCCCGGCTGAGCGTACGGGGCAGCAGGTCGAGGCTGATCGCCGTGACACCCTGCTCAGCCAGCGTCTGGGCCAGCGCCGGATCGCCGAGCGGGTCGAGCAGCCCGATCAGCACCCGGCCCGCGGGCAGGGCGGCCACGTCGTCCGGCGGCCGCACCACCAGCAGCACGTCGCTCTCGCCGTACACCTGCTGCCGGCCCCCGATGTCGGCGCCGGCCGCGGCGTAGTCGGGGTCGCTGAACCAGGCGTGGCGTCCCGCGCCCGTCTCGACCAGGACTCGCACGCCTGTACGGCGCAGCCGGGTCACGCCGTCGGGTGTGATGGCCACCCGCCGTTCGCGCCCGGCGGTCTCGCGCAACACACCCACCGTCGTCATCGACATATCGAAGGCCTATCACTTCGCGCTCGGCCCGGCCACCCTGCTGTGCCCGGTAGGGTCTCGGGCATGGCGCAGCGAGTGGGAGACGGTGTGTGGCAGTTGCAGGGCGAGACGGTCACCCTCCCGGTGGAGATAACGTCGGCCCGCCTGACCTCGGCGGTGTTCACCACGCCGCCGGCCGAGGCCCGCAACGTCCTCGAGGGGACGCCGCTGCGCCCGTTCACCCTGTTCGGCCGCGCGTTCGGCCTGCTCATGTGCGTCCACTACGACGAGTGGGCGCTCAAGTCGTACGACGAGGTCGGCGTCGCCGTGTTCGTGCGCGGCCCCGAGGGCCCGCCCGGCCTGCACTTCGTCGACCTCCCGGTGACCGGCGTGTTCACCCGCGAGGCCGGGCAGGAC from Paractinoplanes brasiliensis carries:
- a CDS encoding NAD(P) transhydrogenase subunit alpha, translating into MSPLLLADLTVFTLGLLVGFEVISKVPATLHTPLMSGANAIHGVVLVGVMLLAATISTPAGYALLAVAAFFAAMNVAGGYLVTDRMLAMFRSRS
- a CDS encoding NAD(P) transhydrogenase subunit alpha, with product MTTVGVLRETAGRERRVAITPDGVTRLRRTGVRVLVETGAGRHAWFSDPDYAAAGADIGGRQQVYGESDVLLVVRPPDDVAALPAGRVLIGLLDPLGDPALAQTLAEQGVTAISLDLLPRTLSRAQPMDALTSQANVAGYKAALLAAEAYGGFFPMLVTAAGTTRPAQVLVLGAGVAGLQAIATARRLGALVTGYDVRAQARADIASTGAAVLSMDATQDGDGGYARALDEDEAATQLRALTQAVPRFDVVITTAKVPGGRSPLLVSEDALRAMRPGSVVLDLGGGNVAGSAPDTRTVTDHGVTVIGAPNLAATVPVAASTAYARNVVALISSLMPEGRLPGESSDEVLAAVLVCRDGAVVHPRLNELETR